In Afipia carboxidovorans OM5, the sequence GACACCTTCAGGCTTCTTGAGATCGAGCTTGATGGTAGTGCGCCCACGCATGATGAAGTTGGTCTCGAGCGGCCGCTCGATGCCGATGTCCGCACGTTCCGGCCGCTCGATGCGCAGCACGTCGGCGCCGAGGTCGGCGAGCAGCATGCCGCACATCGGCCCTGGGCCGATGGCCGGCATCTCGATGAACTTCACACCGGCGAGCGGCCCCGTGCGCTTGCTCATGCCGCGGCCGACCGCGGCTTGGTCTTGCGGCCCGCCGCACCAAGAAACGCCGGGATCTCGGTCAACTCGCGCCCGATGATGAGCTGGTTGATCTGCGTGGTGCCGTCCGGAATGGTAAGCATCCGCGCATTGCGGAAGTGGCGCTCAACCGGAAACTCGCGCGTCACCCCACAGGCGCCATGAACCTGAATCGCACGGGAGGCGACCCGTACCGCGGCCTCGGAGGCATAGACCTTCGCCATCGAGGTCGGCAGGTCGCAGCGCCCGCCTGCATCAAGCGCCGCAAGCGCCTTGTAGGTGAGAAGCTGCATCGCCTCGGTCTCACAGGCCATATCGGCCAGCAATTGCTGCACGAGCTGATGGGTCGCGATCGGCACACCGAACTGGTCGCGCTCGGTCGCATAGCGGATTGCATCGTCGAGTGCGGCGCGCGCAATGCCCGAGCTGATGACCGCCACCCAGGCGCGGGCGCGCTCAAACCCCGACATCGCCTCCGACAGTCCCGACGTGCCATCACCCAAACGGAATTCGTCGCCGATATAGACATTGTCGAGCGTGATCGAGCCGAACGACCAGCCGTTGAGGCCAAGCTTTTCCAGCTCTCCGGATTCGAACTTGTGAACGGAGCGATCGAGAATGAAGATTCCGAACTCGTTCTCGCCGGTGCGGGCGAGCACGGTCGAGATATCGGCAACCGTCGCGTTGGAGATGAACATCTTTTCGCCGCTGAGCCGCCAGCCCTCGCCGTCGCGCACTGCTCTCGTCCGCAACTGCCGGACGTTGGAGCCGGTGCCAGGCTCCGTCACCGCGCCGCAGCCGATGATGCGGCCCTCGGCCATGCCCGGCAGATAGCGAGCCTTCTGCTCCGCCGTGCCGCGGCGATAGATTTTCATCGCGGCACCTTCGCTGACATAGGCAAGGCCAGCAACGTCCGGCGCAAGCCGCGCCAGTTCGCCGTAGAGCATTCCGCTCGTCATATAACTCAAGCCCATGCCGCCGCCATCTTCGGGCAGCCAACCCGCGCCGATGCCATACGGATTGAGAATGCTCATAAGCTGATGCGCGAGTTCAGGCGAGAACGCCTTGTCGCACTTGCCCTTGGTCAGCGGCAGCACTTCGGCTTCGACGCAGCGCTTGAGGCTTTCGACAGCCATCTTGTCTTCTTCTGCGATTGCAAAATCCATGATTCTTGTCCGTTGAGGCGTTTCGTGAAATGAAAAGCCCGTCTCCGCGCAGGAGGCAGGCAAGCGGCTTGCGTCAGGATCGGACCGCGTGCGCGGCCTTGCGGGGCTCGCTGTTGCCGAGCCAGTCCTCGATCACGCTTTCCGCGCCCTCATTGAGGAGCGGTGGCGCACGCCAGCCTTCTGCGACGTCGAAACCGGAATATTTCACTGCCGGGCCGATCGTCGGCACTGAACCGTATTGCGGGTGATCGAGCGACAGCAGCATCTTGCGATGCAGAAGCTGCGGGTGGCTGAACACCTGCGCGACGTTGTTCACCGGTGCATTCGGCACGGTCGCCTTATCGAGCAGTGCGATGATCTCGGCGTTGGTGTATTTCGCAATTTCCTCATCGAGAATGCGATACATCTCATCACGGTTCTCGACGCGCACAGCAAGCGTGGCGAAACGCGGGTCGGTGATGAGATCCTCACGGCCGATGGCGCGGACGAACGGCTCGTACACCGTCTGGTAGCCGGCGCCGATCACCACCTCGCCGTCACGGGTTGAAAACACCTTGTAGGGCACGATCTGCGAATGCTCGGAGCCCCACTTCTCGCGCACCTTACCGGCAATCAGATACTCCATCGCCGCATCGACGAGGAAGCTCACCTGAGATTCCATCAGGCTTGTCTCGACACGCTGGCCGCGCCCGGTCTCCTTGCGCTGCAACAGAGCCGTGACGATGCCGCTATACGCGTAAAGGCCGGTGACGAGATCGAACACCGAAGTGCCCTGCTTGATCGACTTCCCATTCTTCTCGCCGCTGATGCTCATGAAGCCGAATTCGGCCTGAACGGTAATGTCGAACCCGCCGCGATCGCCCTGCGGACCATCCGGCCCGAGTGCGGAGAGAGATGCGTAGATCACGCCGGGGTTTGCAGCGGAAACCCGCTCGTAATCGATGCCGAGGCGTTTCAGCACCGGCGGACGGAAGTTCTCGACGACAACGTCAGCGCGCGAGGCAAGCTGAAACAGAAGATCGCGGCCTTCTTCGGTCTTGGCATCGAGCACGAGCGAGCGCTTGTTGCGGTTGCCGGCAAAGAAGGTCATGCCGTTCTCCGCCTTGAACGGAGGCCCCTGACGGCGGGTCTGGTCGCCACCGCCGGGCGATTCGACCTTCACGACATCGGCGCCGTGATCACCAAGAAGCATCGTACAAAACGGTCCGGCGAAGAACCGGGTCAAGTCCAGAACCTTCAAACCTGCCAAAGGTTTCATCATCGTCCTCCAGCACCGCACCTCGACGGCCATGCTGAACCGGAGATCGGGCTGCAACAGATTTTCAGTCGCAAGCCGGAGCGGCAAACAACAAAAAATCCGTGTTGGTTGAGTTTTTGTAGTTCGTACGCAACAGCGTTCCGCCGTTACCGTCGGCGCGTCACGCTCACCATTTTCAGCAATGCGGAACTAGCGGAATGTCCTCGTCCCTCGCCGTCGCCGATATCGGCCCCGTCACGCATCTCAAGCTCAACCGCCCGAAGGTTCTCAACGCACTCGATGACGCGACGTTTGATGTGTTCCTTGCCGAGATCGCCCGAGTCGAACAAAGCGGAACACAAGGCGCGATCGTGATTTCCGGCGAAGGTGCGAAAGCCTTCTGTGCCGGTGCCGACCTCGACACCGTGAAGAAGCTCACCGGCGCGGAGAAGCGACGCTTCGTCGAAAAAGCATGGTCGACGCTCGACCGGCTTGCGCGATCGCCGATCCCGTCTGTCGTTGCCCTGCACGGCTATGTGCTGGGCGGCGGATTCGAACTCGCGCTCGCCTGCGACATCCGCATCGCCAGCACCGGGACAGTTTTTGGTTTACCGGAAATCGCGCTCGGCGGCGTGCCCGCTTTCGGCGCGATCCAGCGCCTGCCGAAGTTGATCGGTCAGGGTCGCGCAGCCGAGTTGATGCTGAGCGGTCGCCGTTTTGATGCAAGTGAGGCGCTGACGATGGGTGCGATCACGAAAGTCACGGAAGCCGACGCGCTGTTATCCGATGCGCTGGCGATTGCTACGCAACTCGCGGAGCGGCCGCGCGAAGCGGTCCGCTACCTCAAGCTCGCGTTGGCCCACGAGATCGATGGGCATCTTGCATCGAGCTTGCACGGGCTCATCTCGGATACCTGCCACAGGGATCCCGCCTATCAGGCACAGATCGGCCGTTTCGCGCGCGGGTGAAACGACACTAATTCTCCGAGCGTCATTGCCGGGCTTGACCCGGCAATCCATCTTTCTTGTAGGATGAATGTGCGGATCAAGTCCGCGCGTGACCGTCTCGTAAGACGGAAACTCTACGATTTCCGTCGCACCGGCTTGCGTCCACGCCGCCAGTCGCGCTTCGGCCGCGGTTTCGGCAGAAATTCCGGGTGAGCCTTCACCGCCTCGCGGTAGGTCGTGAGCATCCGGTCGAACGCGCCGAACAACGCGTCCGCAATTTCCGGCCGCTTTTCGAGATGCGTCAGGAGAAGCCCCGTGGCCTCGATGGTCGACAGACCATCGCGGCGTGGCTCGCGGCGCAGTTTTCCGTAAAGCGACAATTGTTGCGGCCCGAGGATGACGCGCTGACACTTCAGCATCCACGCGTTGCGCCACCACAGCGCCTTCGCCTGGCTCCATGTGCCATCGAGCACGATCACGCCTTCGATCCCTCGCAGCACGGCCGTTTGCGACGGCTCCAGATCGCCCTTGCGATCGATCGCGACGACGTCGCGATCCGTCACGAGATCGGCCACCTTGGCGGAGCCAAGATAGAGTACTGCCCAGTGTGCAGGATCGACCTCGCGCCCCAGCGCCTTCGACAGGCTCGGCCACGACAGGCCGATCTTCAACGTTGCCTTCGACAGCATCCGCGCGGTGAGGCGTGCGGTGCCGAGAAGCCGGTCCTGCTCCTGCGGGTGTTGCAGAATCAAAACGTCGATGCGGTTCTCGACCGGATCGACGCCGTTGCAGATGCAAAACGGCTCCGGCTTGCCGCAGTCCGGGCATTCAGGAACGGCGTCCAGTTGCGATGGCAGAATTGTGTCCGGCATTGTGCGCCCCTATTCCGCCGGAACGGCGCCCGGCCCCAGCCGGGACTCGCCGCGTATCCAGAGTCGCGCCCGATCGATCAGCAGATAGATCACCGGCGTCGTGTAAAGCGTGAGGATCTGCGACACGATCAGGCCGCCGATGATGGTGACGCCGAGCGGCCGGCGCAACTCGGTGCCGGGACCGGTCGCAAGCACGAGCGGCACCGCCGCGAGCAAGGCCGCCATCGTCGTCATGATGATCGGGCGGAATCGCGCGAGGCTCGCGGCAAAGATCGCCTCCTCCGAATTCATGCCGTGCTGCCGCTCGCCTTCAAGCGCGAAGTCCACGATCATGATGCCGTTCTTCTTGACGATACCGATAAGCAAAATGATGCCGACGAAGGCGATCACCGTCAGCGGCAATCCGGTTACGAGTAGAGCAAGCAGTGCGCCGAGGCCCGCGGGCGGCAGCGTCGAGATGATCGTCAGCGGATGCGCGAGGCTCTCGTAGAGCACGCCCAGCACGATATAAACCGCAACCAGCGCGCCGAGGATGAGCAGCGGCTGGCGGCTCGCCGCCTTCTGGCTGTCGGCCGCGTTGCCCTCGAACGTGCCGCGAATACCCTCCGGCATGTGCAACTCGGCGACAGCGCGCCGGATGTTTTCCGTCGCGGTCTCAAGCGGCACGTCGGGCAGCGTGTTGAACGAGATCGTCGTCGAGGGGAACGATGCCGAATGCCGCACCGCGAGCGGCGCAAGCCCACGGCTCATATGCACCAGCGTGGACAGCGGCACCTGCGTGTTGTTGGCACCCGCGACATAGATATGCGCGAGGCTGGCTGGATCGCCCTGAAACTGCGGGGCGACTTCAAGAATGATCTGGTACTGGTTGCGCTGGGTGTAGACGTAGGAAATCTGCCGCTGCGCAAAAGCGTTGTTCAGCGCGTTATCGATATCCTGAATATCGGCGCCGACGCTCGCCGCCATCTTGCGATCAATCTTAAGATTCAACTGCAGTCCGCCGGGATCAGAGTCACTCGAAATGTCGGTGATGCCCTCAACCGTCTCCATCCGCTTCGCAACCAGCGGACCCCATTTTCGCAGCAGGTCGAGGTCGGCACTTGCCAGCGTGTACTGGTAATTGGAATCGCTCTGCCGGCCGCCCGCGCGAATGTCCTGCGCCGCCACCATGAACAGCCGGATGCCCGGAATTTTTCCGAGCTCGCGCCGCAGCCGGTCGATCACCAGCGCGGTACTGACGCCGCCGCGTTCCTCCGGCGGCTTCAGCGCGATAAACATCGTGCCGCGGTTGGAGCCACCCAGGAATGAACTTCCGCCGAGCGAAGAACCGATGGTGGCGACGGCGGGGTCGGCCATCACGATATCGGCCACGCGCTGCTGCAGCGGCAGCATCGCCTGAAACGAAATATCCGCCGAGGCACGCGTCGAACCGAAGATAAAGCCGCTGTCGTCGGTCGGGAAATAGCCCTTCGGCAGCTTGGCGTATAGCACCACGGTGAGCGCGATGCTCGTGAAGAAGACAAGGATCGTCAGGATCGGCATCTTCAGGACGGCACGCAGGCTGCGTTCATAGAACCGCAGCACGCGCGACAGCACGCCCTCGACCAGCCGATCGAAGCGGTTCTCCTTCTCGTTATGCGCGTGTTTGATGTACTGCGCGCAAATCATAGGCGTCACGGTCAACGACACAACCGTCGAAACCGCGATGGCGAACACGAGCGTCAGCGAGAACTCGCGCAGCAGCCTCCCGACGATGCCTTCCATGAAGATCAGCGGCGTGAACGCTGCAATCAATGACAGGCTGATTGACAGCACCGTGAATCCGATCTGCTTGGCGCCCTCCAGCGCCGCGCGCGCGGGCGTCATGCCCTGCTCCAGATTGCGGTGCATGTTCTCGATCATGACGATGGCATCGTCGACGACGAAGCCGATCGAGATCGCGAGCGCCATCAGCGACAGGTTGTCGATGGAAAACCCGGCCGCCCACATGCCCGCGCAGGTGCCGGCCAGCGCCAGCGGCACGGACACACCGGCGGCGATGGTCGGCACGCCGCGCCGCAGGAATATGAACACGACCGCCATCACCAGAAGCGCGGTCGCGCCGAGCGTCCACTGCATGTCCTCGACACTGGCGCGAATCGTGCCGGTGCGGTCCGTCAGCGTCGAAACCTCGACGCCTGCCGGAATCCACTGCTTGAGCTGGGGCAGCAGGTCCTTGATCCGGTCCACGGTGTCGATGACGTTGGCATCGCTCTGCTTGGTGATCTGCAGCAGCACCGCGGGCTGCTTGTTGAACCAGGCGATGGAGCGGCTGGAACGCGTCGCATCGATCACGGTTGCGACGTCCGAGAGGCGGATGAAATTACCGTTCGAGGCCTTGATGACGATGTTCTTCAGTTCCGCAGCCGTACGCATCTGCGGATTGAGGCCGAGCGTTTCGCCCTGACGGCCGCCGTCGAACATGCCGATCGGGCCGAAGGCGTTGGCGCCGACGATGGCGGCGCGCACCTGCTCGGTGGAAATCCCCGCATTGGCGAGCAGCATCGGATTCATCTGCACCCGGATCGCGGGCTGATCGGCACCGCTCACCGTCACCTCGCCCACGCCCGGCACCTGCGCGATCCGCTGCGCGATCACGGTATCGGCGATATCGTAGATCGCGCTTGGCGACATTGTTTTCGACGTCAGCGCGATAATGAAGACCGGTGTCGCCGCTGTGTTCGCCTTGCGCACGTTCGGCAGTGACGGCAGGTCGCTCGGCAGATCAGCAAGCGACGCATTGATCGCCGCCTGCACGTCGCGCGCCGCCTTGTCGATGCTGCGGCCGATGGCGAACTGCATCTGGATACTCGTCGAACCGAGCGAACTCGACGACGTGATCTGATCGACGCCCGCAATCTCGCCGAGCCTGCGTTCCAGCGGCGCCGCCACGGTCGCCGCCATCACCGACGGATCGGCTCCGGGCCGCGAGGCCGAGATTCGGATCATCGGAAAATCGACGTTCGGGATGCTCGCAACCGGCAGGTTCACATAGGCGACGGCGCCCACCAGAAACAGGCCGATCGCCAGCAGCGTGGTGCCGACCGGCCTGCGAATGAAGGGCTCGGAGATCGACATCTACTGCATGCCCTCCGTCGCGCCCGCAACCGGAGGCGACGGGTATTGCCCGGCGAGCGGCACAGCGCTTTCCAGCCGACGATTGATGCGGTCGAGCGCGAGATAGATCACCGGCGTGGTGTAAAGGGTGAGGATCTGGCTGACGATCAGGCCGCCAACAATCGACACGCCGAGCGGAAAGCGCAGCTCCGATCCGGTGCCAGTCTCGAGCGCCAGCGGCAACGCGCCGAACAGCGCAGCGAGCGTCGTCATCATGATCGGACGGAAGCGCAACAGGCACGCCTTGACGATGGCATCGTAGGCGGACAGCCCCTCATGGCGCTCCGCCTCCAGCGCGAAGTCGATCATCATGATCGCGTTTTTCTTGACGATACCCATCAAGAGAATGATGCCGATCAGGCCGATGACCGAGAGGTCCTGTCCGCACAGCATCAGCGCGAGGATCGCGCCCACGCCGGCCGAGGGCAGCGTCGAGAGAATGGTGATCGGGTGGATGTAGCTCTCATAGAGCACGCCGAGCACGATATAGATCGTGACGATGGCGGCGATGATGAGCCACGGCTGCCCGGCGAGCGAACGGGCGAATTCGGCCGCGTCGCCGGAATAAAGCCCGGTGATGTTGCCCGGCATACCGATCTGCTTCTCGATTCTGTGCAGGGCATCAACCGCGTCACCCAGCGCCTCGCCGGGCGCGAGGTTGAAGCTCAGCGACACGGCCGGAAACTGCGCCTGATGCGAGATCGCAAGCGGCGCGGTGGTCCGCGTCAGCGTCGCGACTGCGGAGATCGGCACTTGCGCGGTGCCGCCGCCGGTGGCGTTCGCCGCGCCCGGCACATAAAGCTTCGAGAGGATGTTCGGGTCGCGCTGGTCCTCGGGCTTTGCTTCCAGCACCACGCGATACTGGTTGGCCTGGCCGTAGATGGTGGAAATCTGCCGCTGGCTGAAGGCGTCGTTCAACGTGTCGTTGACCGCCTGCAGCGACACGCCGAGCTGGCCCGCGCGCTGGCGGTCGACGCTAAGCGCGGCGCGCAGGCCGCCCTCCTGCGCCTCGGATGAGACATCGCGGAAGATCCGATTACGCTGCATCTCGCGCACCAGCGCATTCGACCACTTCACCACCTCGCCACGGTCGGTGCCGGTCAGCGTGTATTGATACTGCGAGCGGCTCGACTTGGTGCTGATCTGAATGTCCTGCACCGGCTGGAAATAGACCGAAATGCCCGGCACAGCGGCGACACGCTGCTTCAGCCGTGCGATCACGCCGGTGACATCGGCCTTGCGCTCGCTTCGCGGCGTGAGATTGATGGTGATACGCCCGACATTCGGCGTGGGGTTGACCGCGCCGGCACCGATGCTCGACACGAGGCCCGTGACATCGGGGTCGGACTGGATTGCGTTCGACACCGCTGTCTGGCGCACTTGCATCTCGGCAAAGGAAACGTCCTGCCCGGCTTCCGTCACCGCGACGATGGAGGCGGTGTCCTGCAGTGGCAGGAATCCTTTCGGCGCGATCACATAGAGCGCGGTGGTCGCGATCACCGTGAGGAACACCACGAACAGCGTCAGTCGCTGATGCGCGAGCACGACGAGCAGCGTGCGGTGATAGAATTCGATGGAGCGATCGATGAAGTCGCTGACCGCGCGCAGGCCCGGCACTTCCCATTCCTCGCCGTGGCGCTTCAAGAGTCGCGAGCACATCATCGGCGTCAGCGTCAGCGAGACCACGGCCGAGGTGATGACCGCGATCGTCAGCGTCAGTGCGAATTCGCGGAACATGCGCCCGACAAGGCCGGACATGAAGAGCAGCGGAATGAACACCGCGATCAGCGACACGGTGAGCGAAATCACGGTGAAGCCGATCTCGCGTGCGCCGCGCAGCGCGCCCTCCATCGCCGTTTCGCCGTTCTCCATGTGACGGACGATGTTCTCGATCATCACGATGGCATCGTCGACCACGAAGCCGGTGCCGACGGTCAGCGCCATCAGCGAGAGGTTATCTAGGCTGAAGCCCGCGAACCACATCACGCCGAAGCTTGTGATCAGCGATAGCGGCAGCGCGACGCCCGCGATGATCGTGGCGCGGATCGACCGCAGGAACAGCAACACCACCAGCGTTACCAGAATGACGCTCAGCACCAGCGTGAACTGCACGTCGTGCACCGAGGCGCGGATCGTCACCGTGCGGTCGCTGACGATGGTGAGGGTGACGCCCGCCGGGATCGCCTGCTGCAGCTTGGGGATTTCCTTGCGGATCTGCTCGACGACGTCGATGACGTTGGCGCCGGGCTGGCGCTGGATATCGATGATGACGGCAGGCTTGTTCTTGTACCAGCCGCCGGTCTTGTCGTTCTCGAGCCCGTCAACGAGCTCGGACACATCGCCCACCGTCACCGGCGCATTGTTGCGATAGGCGATGATGACGTCCTTGTAGGCTTCGGCGCCAATCAACTGGTCATTGGCGGCGATGGTGTAGGCCTGCTGCTTGCCGTCGAGCGAGCCCTTCGGTCCGGAGACGTTTGCCCCGGCAATCGCCGCGCGCAGATCCTCCATGCCGATGCCGTAGGCGGCAAGGCGCGCGAGGTCGGCCTGCACCCGCACCGCGGGCTTGAGACCGCCCAGCACCGAGACGCGACCAACGCCGGTGATCTGCGCCAGCCGCTGCGCCATCAGCGAGTCAGCGAGGTCGCTCATCGCGCGCACCGAAATGGTGTCGGAGGTGAGCGCGAGCGTCATCACCGGCGCATCGGCCGGGTTCACCTTGGCGTAGGTCGGCGGGTACGGCAGGTTCTTCGGCAGCACGCCGGCGGCGGCGTTGATTGCGGCCTGCACGTCCTGCGTCGCGCCGTCGATGTCGCGGTTGAGATCGAACTGCAGCGAAATCTGGCTGACACCGAACGAACTCGTCGATGTCATCGACGACAGCGACGGGATTTGCCCGAGTTGGCGCTCGAGCGGCGCGGTGAGGAGCGAGGCTGCCACGTCCGGGCTTGCGCCGGGTAGCCGCGTCGTTACCTGCACGGTCGGGAAATCGACCTGCGGCAGCGACGACACCGGCATCCACCAATAGCCGAGCGCACCGCCGATCAAGAGCGCGAGCCCCAGGAGCGAGGTGGCAATCGGTCTGCGGATGAATGGTTCGGAAACGCTCATGCGCGCCTCACCGTGGACCCTTGCCGCCCTTCCCGCCGCGCGGCTCACGTTTGCGCGGGGCAAGGTCCTGCGTCGGCACGGTGTCCTCGCTGCCGATCACCACCTTGGAGCCGTCGGAAAGATTGGCGAAGCCGGTCGTCACCACGCGGTCGGTCGGCGCAAGGCCCTTTGCGATCACCGCGGTGGTCTCGCTCTGCTGCGTCACGGTCACCGGCTTGGCGGTGACCGTGTTGTCCTCGCCGATCACATAGCTGAACGTGCCGGATGGCCCGCGCTGCACGGCAGCGGTCGGCACCGTCAGCGCCTGCGGCAGCGTTTCGACCTTGAGGCGGACATTGACGAACTGCCCCGGCCAGAGCTTGTGCCCGGCATTCGGGAATTCCGCCTTCACCTTCACCGTACCGGTCGTGGGATCGACCTGATTGTCGATGGTGCGCATGATACCGGTATCGACCACGGTGCGGCCATCCTCGCCGAACACATCGACGGCAAGCTGCCCCTTGGCGGAGGCCGTGTTGACGCGGTTGATCTCCTGCTGTGGCAGGCTGAACTGTACGGCGATCGGCTGCAACTGCGTCAACACCACGACGCCCGTGGCGTCGGAGGCATGGATGATGTTGCCCGGATCGACCTGCCGCAAGCCGGTACGGCCCGACAGCGGCGCGATCACCTTGGTGTAGCCGAGCGTCGCCTGCGCGTTGTCGATCGCGGCCTGATCGGACTTCACCAGCGCCTCGAGCTGGGCGACAGTCGCCTTCTGGGTGTCGGCCTGCTGCGCGGAGCCCGCCTTGGAGGCGGCCAACTGCTCGTAGCGCTTGAGGTCGAGCCGCGCATTGGCAAGCTGCGCCTCGTCCTGCGCCTTCTTGGCGACGGCCTGATCGTACTGCGCCTGGTAGATCACCGGATCGATCTCGGCCAGCACATCGCCCGCCTTGACGTCCTGTCCTTCGACGAAATTCACCTTCAGAAGCTTGCCATCGACCTGCGCGCGAACGGTCACGGTGTTGAGCGCGCGCACCTGACCGACGCCGTCGAGATAAACCGGCACGTCCTCGACCTTGGGCGTCGCCGCGAGCACCGGCACCGCCATGTCGAAGCGCATGTGAGCGGCATCCTGGCTGCCGCCATAGAACCGCGACCAGCCGAGATAGCCGAGCCCCGCCACGATCACGAGCGCGATGAAAAGCGAGACCGTGCGCCGCCGCGCGCCGCCGGCGACCCGCGCGACGCTTTCGCTCACCTTGCCATTCTCGCCTGGCTTAAAGAGCATTCCCGGGCTCCCTCATCGTCGTCACCGTTCTCTGCTCCACTCTCGGTTCCCAGCCGCCGCCCAGCGCCTGGAACAGGCTGACATAGGATTGCAGCCACGCAAGTTGCGCCTGCAGCAGGGTATCCTCCGCCTGAAACAGGGTCTGCTGCGTATTCAGCACGGTGATGATGTCGGCCGTGCCCGCCCGTAACTGATCCTCCGACAGCTTGAACGCCCGCCGCGAGGAGGCCACCACCACGCGTTGCAGCCGCAGGCGTTGCGCCGTCTGCCGGATCGCGTCGAGCGCGGTGTTGACGTCCGAGAACGCCGAGATCACCGTCTTGCGATAGGTCTGCAGCAACTCGTCCTGCTGCGCCTTGGTCAGATCGAAATTGGCCTGGATGCGGCCAGCGTCAAAGATCGGCTGCGTCAGTCCCGCAGCCAGGTTGAAGAACGCCGATTGCGGCATGAACAGGGCCGACAGCGCCGCGCTCTGGTAGCCGCCTTGCCCGGTCAACTGAATGCTCGGAAAGAACTGCGCCCGCGCGCTGCCGACATTCGCGGTCGCCGAGGCCAACTGCGCCTCCTGACGGCGGATGTCCGGGCGCTGGATCAAAAGTTCGGACGGCAGGCCCGGCGTGACGCGCGGCGCCGAAACACGCCCAAGCGAGCCGCCGCGAATGTGCACGCGCTCCGGCGGCCGCGCCACCAGCGTCGCGAGGATGTTGAGGTTCTGCGTCAGCGTCTGCCGCAACGGCGGCACCGCCGCACGCTGGTTGGCCAGCAGGCTTTCCTGCTGAGCAAGATCGAGGTCGGAGCCCGTGCCCGCATCGACCCGCGCCTTGATCGCGTCATAGATGCGCTTGGCGCTCGCGATATTGCGCTCGGCAGTCGCGATCCG encodes:
- a CDS encoding efflux RND transporter periplasmic adaptor subunit, which produces MLFKPGENGKVSESVARVAGGARRRTVSLFIALVIVAGLGYLGWSRFYGGSQDAAHMRFDMAVPVLAATPKVEDVPVYLDGVGQVRALNTVTVRAQVDGKLLKVNFVEGQDVKAGDVLAEIDPVIYQAQYDQAVAKKAQDEAQLANARLDLKRYEQLAASKAGSAQQADTQKATVAQLEALVKSDQAAIDNAQATLGYTKVIAPLSGRTGLRQVDPGNIIHASDATGVVVLTQLQPIAVQFSLPQQEINRVNTASAKGQLAVDVFGEDGRTVVDTGIMRTIDNQVDPTTGTVKVKAEFPNAGHKLWPGQFVNVRLKVETLPQALTVPTAAVQRGPSGTFSYVIGEDNTVTAKPVTVTQQSETTAVIAKGLAPTDRVVTTGFANLSDGSKVVIGSEDTVPTQDLAPRKREPRGGKGGKGPR
- a CDS encoding efflux RND transporter permease subunit — protein: MSVSEPFIRRPIATSLLGLALLIGGALGYWWMPVSSLPQVDFPTVQVTTRLPGASPDVAASLLTAPLERQLGQIPSLSSMTSTSSFGVSQISLQFDLNRDIDGATQDVQAAINAAAGVLPKNLPYPPTYAKVNPADAPVMTLALTSDTISVRAMSDLADSLMAQRLAQITGVGRVSVLGGLKPAVRVQADLARLAAYGIGMEDLRAAIAGANVSGPKGSLDGKQQAYTIAANDQLIGAEAYKDVIIAYRNNAPVTVGDVSELVDGLENDKTGGWYKNKPAVIIDIQRQPGANVIDVVEQIRKEIPKLQQAIPAGVTLTIVSDRTVTIRASVHDVQFTLVLSVILVTLVVLLFLRSIRATIIAGVALPLSLITSFGVMWFAGFSLDNLSLMALTVGTGFVVDDAIVMIENIVRHMENGETAMEGALRGAREIGFTVISLTVSLIAVFIPLLFMSGLVGRMFREFALTLTIAVITSAVVSLTLTPMMCSRLLKRHGEEWEVPGLRAVSDFIDRSIEFYHRTLLVVLAHQRLTLFVVFLTVIATTALYVIAPKGFLPLQDTASIVAVTEAGQDVSFAEMQVRQTAVSNAIQSDPDVTGLVSSIGAGAVNPTPNVGRITINLTPRSERKADVTGVIARLKQRVAAVPGISVYFQPVQDIQISTKSSRSQYQYTLTGTDRGEVVKWSNALVREMQRNRIFRDVSSEAQEGGLRAALSVDRQRAGQLGVSLQAVNDTLNDAFSQRQISTIYGQANQYRVVLEAKPEDQRDPNILSKLYVPGAANATGGGTAQVPISAVATLTRTTAPLAISHQAQFPAVSLSFNLAPGEALGDAVDALHRIEKQIGMPGNITGLYSGDAAEFARSLAGQPWLIIAAIVTIYIVLGVLYESYIHPITILSTLPSAGVGAILALMLCGQDLSVIGLIGIILLMGIVKKNAIMMIDFALEAERHEGLSAYDAIVKACLLRFRPIMMTTLAALFGALPLALETGTGSELRFPLGVSIVGGLIVSQILTLYTTPVIYLALDRINRRLESAVPLAGQYPSPPVAGATEGMQ
- a CDS encoding efflux transporter outer membrane subunit; translated protein: MGQLALGFGSRGWGDVLPRHAAHLRALRISATRVCAAGAVAVLLAGCIMKQDLPDLALDIPVAYQKDATPQRQDAPPTLDWWRGFRSAELTQLMEEAQRVNLDITAATARLLQADAMTRTAGAALLPTLDANASATRSKSSSGYLNNGTVAARGTINTYSTSLSASYEIDLWGKNRDALLAAEESANASRYDRDTVALTAMASVANAYFQVLAAQDRIATAERNIASAKRIYDAIKARVDAGTGSDLDLAQQESLLANQRAAVPPLRQTLTQNLNILATLVARPPERVHIRGGSLGRVSAPRVTPGLPSELLIQRPDIRRQEAQLASATANVGSARAQFFPSIQLTGQGGYQSAALSALFMPQSAFFNLAAGLTQPIFDAGRIQANFDLTKAQQDELLQTYRKTVISAFSDVNTALDAIRQTAQRLRLQRVVVASSRRAFKLSEDQLRAGTADIITVLNTQQTLFQAEDTLLQAQLAWLQSYVSLFQALGGGWEPRVEQRTVTTMREPGNAL